DNA from Bacteroidota bacterium:
AGGAGCAAGGGCATTTTGGTCAAAGTACAATAATTGACCAACTTACAACAATTAGTGTCTATCAAGAAAAAATGCCTATATGGTCTTTACAGGCACGTAGTAGACATACCTTTAATGGCGATATCAGTAAATTTTATACAGACCATTTAAAGCATATTATAGTATATAATGAAAAGAAAGAAGATTATTATTTAACAGGTATAAAAAATCTTATCAAGAAAAATAATTTTTTGCAGCTTTCATTGACAACTTCAGATGATTCTGAAAGTGAAGCAGATTTTGAAAAAGAAATTTCAGACCATCCGCATAAGTATATAATAGATATTAAACCATTGGATAATGAAAGAGATTTAAATATTATCTCTGAAATCGTAAAAAAAATAGGTGTTGAATTTACAATAGATGATGTATCAGAATTGTTTTCGGTTGACAACGATTGTATATTAAAAATAGCTAATAATATAGAAAAATAGATATCTATGGATTGTTATCTAATGGGGGATTCCATAGAGTGTGAGCACAGCGAAGTGGTAGCTAAAAAAATTATTCCTTCTTCTCCACAAAGAAGAGATGATATAGGTGTATGCATAAAATATCTTTGTACAAGGGATGGCAGTGCAGAGGTAGTAAAAGAACTAGATCCGAAAGTACATAAGATAAAAGAATCTTCCAACTTAAATTTGGGCGATTGCATTAAGTCTGAAGCTTTTTTTGTTCTAGTTGAAGGACTAAGGCCATTAAGTAAAACAAAGCTAGGTGGCCAATCTAATAGGCATAGTTCTAACAGTGTCAGCCCGCGAAAATACACTTATGCAGAAATATCTTATCCTTTTGCACGTATAATGCATGCCTTAGAAAATAGGCAAAAGGAAATTGGTAAAATTAATATGTGATTATTACTTCTTCAACGTCAAAATAGAAAAATCAGTATCTACTTTTCTAATAGTAGTGCTCAATAATCCCAGTCCGGTTATTTCCATTTCTACCACATCATTTTCTTTGAGCCATTGTGGTTTATATTCTTTATCGTATAATAGGCCTGTGCCATTGAGTTCGAGAAAGCAGCCAGTGCCTACGGTACCACTGCCTATTACATCGCCGGGCCATATATCAACGCCATAAGCACAGCGTTCAATAATCTCGGCAAAAGTCCAATCCATATCGCCCACATTGCCTTGCGACACTTGTATACCATTCACCCTGCACACCATTTGCAAATTATGGTTATTGCCTGTATGATTTGGTTTGGCAGGAACTATATATTTTTCGAGTTCATCGGGTGTTACAAACCACGGACCTATTACGGTGCTAAAGTCTTTGCCTTTGGCAGGGCCAAGGTTCAATAACATTTCTTCCATTTGCAAAGTGCGGGCACTTATATCATTCATAATAGTATAACCTGCTATATATTTATCGGCATCGGCAGCTTTTATATTGCGTCCTTTTTTACCAATCACTACCGCAATTTCCAGTTCGAAATCGAGCTTTTGAAAATGGTCGGGCATGCACCATATTTCTCCTGGCCCTTGTATGGCATTGTGATTCGTAAAATAAAAAATAGGATACGAATCGAATTCTTCTATCATAGGAACACTCCTGTTGCGGCGGGCTGAAGCCACATGTTGGCGAAATGCATAACCATCGCGGCAGGAAGTAGGACGGGGCACAGGGGCTAGTAATGTGACCTCACTTAGTGCTATACTTTTATAAGCATCGGCATTTTGTTGTATAGCATCATTATAATAACGAACTTGGAACATGGTCCGCTCTTCTTCCAAAAGTAATAAGCCCAAATCGTCAGGAATTTTCTCATCGATTTCGGCAATGGGATATACGCGGTCGTTATGTGCAAGTATGCCCATGTGCTCGCCGTGTTGTTGTCTGTAGGTTACTAGTTTCATGTTATGTTATATTATATATGTTAACTGATTTATATATCGTCCCCAAAGGGACTTGGGATGATATCATATTATTGTTTTTACCAATATATAATCCCTACGGGATAATTGGAGATTGTGCTGAGTCGGACAGAACTTAATATTGTTATTTTTGAACCTATAATCTATATTAGATGTATAGTATTTAAATTGCTCCGCTAGGAGCAAAATATCGGTAAAACATAAAAACGGAAGCCTAACATAAGTCCCTTTAGGGACGATATATTTGAACGCATTTTTATTATATATTGAGACCATATTATACAGTTTCTATCACTTCAAATGCGATAGCTTTTTGCAAGCGTTTTATAACACTTTCTTTGCCCAAAAGTTCAGCCATTTCAAAAATAGGAGGACCACCACCTACACCACTCAATGCCCAACGGAATGCTTGCAATACATCTTTACTTTGCAAATTCATTTCGGTTAAGGTAGTATGAAACGCTGCTTCAATTGCGGTATGGGTATAGTTTGATAAAGTATTTAATTTTGTTATCATACTTTCGCAGAAACTAGGCATGAAAGCCTTCCAACGTTTTTTGCGAACCTCATCATCATAGTTTTGTGGGTCGGCAAACAAATAATTACAGTATTCAGGAATCTCATTTACAAAAATTACTTTCTCCTTAGCTAAGCTGCAAGCGGTAGCCAAATAAGCATCGTCAACTATAATGTTTTTTGCAGCAAGCAAAGGTTTTACACTAGCCGCAAGTTCTTCATTGGTTTGCAAACGTAGGTAATGTTGGTTGAACCATTTGGCTTTTTGCAAATCGAATTTCGCTCCGCTTTTCGCAATTTTATCTACTGTGAAAGCCTCTACTAATTCGTCCAAATTAAATATTTCTTGATTGCTACTTGGGTGCCAACCTAATAAGGCCAACATATTTATTACAGCTTCTTTATAATACCCACTTTCTTTGTATCCACTTGATACTTCTTTGGTTTCGGGGTCTTGCCATTGCAAAGGGAATACAGGGAAACCCAATCGGTCGCCATCGCGTTTGCTAAGTTTTCCAGCACCTTCGGGTTTTAATAATAAAGGTAAGTGAGCAAACTTTGGCATCACCTCTTCCCATCCTAAATATTTATATAATAATACGTGCAAAGGTGCTGAGGGAAGCCACTCTTCGCCACGCACCACATGGGTAATTTTCATCAGATAATCATCCACCACATTGGCCAAATGATAAGTGGGCATACCATCGTGTTTCAATAAAACTTTATCATCCATTTGAGCGGTATTGAATACGACCCATCCCCTAATTTCGTCATGAAATTTCACTTCATCTTTACGTGCAAGTTTGAAACGTATCACATAAGAATCGCCTGCATCGAGGCGGCGTTTTACTTCATCTTCGGGCAGGGTGAGGGAGTTGTGCA
Protein-coding regions in this window:
- the gltX gene encoding glutamate--tRNA ligase, producing the protein MTERRVRVRFAPSPTGPLHIGGVRTALYNYLMAKKSGGDFILRIEDTDQNRFVPGAEQYIIDSLKWLGIEPNEGVGFGDGPYAPYRQSERKPMYRQYAEQLLEAGHAYYAFDTTEELEAMRERLKSSNIEAKYDAITRTTMHNSLTLPEDEVKRRLDAGDSYVIRFKLARKDEVKFHDEIRGWVVFNTAQMDDKVLLKHDGMPTYHLANVVDDYLMKITHVVRGEEWLPSAPLHVLLYKYLGWEEVMPKFAHLPLLLKPEGAGKLSKRDGDRLGFPVFPLQWQDPETKEVSSGYKESGYYKEAVINMLALLGWHPSSNQEIFNLDELVEAFTVDKIAKSGAKFDLQKAKWFNQHYLRLQTNEELAASVKPLLAAKNIIVDDAYLATACSLAKEKVIFVNEIPEYCNYLFADPQNYDDEVRKKRWKAFMPSFCESMITKLNTLSNYTHTAIEAAFHTTLTEMNLQSKDVLQAFRWALSGVGGGPPIFEMAELLGKESVIKRLQKAIAFEVIETV
- a CDS encoding fumarylacetoacetate hydrolase family protein; the encoded protein is MKLVTYRQQHGEHMGILAHNDRVYPIAEIDEKIPDDLGLLLLEEERTMFQVRYYNDAIQQNADAYKSIALSEVTLLAPVPRPTSCRDGYAFRQHVASARRNRSVPMIEEFDSYPIFYFTNHNAIQGPGEIWCMPDHFQKLDFELEIAVVIGKKGRNIKAADADKYIAGYTIMNDISARTLQMEEMLLNLGPAKGKDFSTVIGPWFVTPDELEKYIVPAKPNHTGNNHNLQMVCRVNGIQVSQGNVGDMDWTFAEIIERCAYGVDIWPGDVIGSGTVGTGCFLELNGTGLLYDKEYKPQWLKENDVVEMEITGLGLLSTTIRKVDTDFSILTLKK